The following proteins are co-located in the Acropora palmata chromosome 11, jaAcrPala1.3, whole genome shotgun sequence genome:
- the LOC141858834 gene encoding transient receptor potential cation channel subfamily A member 1-like isoform X1 produces the protein MMDKVNHTATSGVDKPADFSMQILTSQTQPEIEMVSVSYGLDRSISNAVEGNSKASEMDLYQACCEGDTSVVRSLLELQSLREVNQLSDSGLSAMHCAARRNKKEVLQILIDNGADVNVIASMASKILTPLHYAAWFNASDAVECLIENGADVESSSAFGQKPLHYVVSRASVELVEKMLTKGKANPNSLDNQKFTPLHLAAQRGRLDILQILLAHGADFRLQNDEGETAIHIAAKEGRNEILKHLLQRATRAGSSCKQLIHSENHEGKNCFQLAVVGGHVEAAMICVEYGADFRRVRSDSLPLHIASSLGDSKMVKFLLSHDYINVHEEDSEGMTPMLRASLAGNVEIIDHLIKKGASILPLPGSTSPSPLMCAVKRGQTNAIMYLLQHGAQMHYRDSFGRTCLHVAADSGIVHTVDLILQIDGMDLINSVDKDRRTPLHYAASKGNPQIVKKLLCARADFNVQDEEEKLPFHLATESGNLECVKLLLEANHESLHSLEYRLRTPIYYAVFEGHVEIVRFLLDQGATVDQRDENHLTPLMIAARVNRYHVLVTLLDYGAKLGALSKNRSTALDVAAHFGNSRIVRELLDRGASATNKSSFGFGCLEAAISGSKEDTCLEIIKHKRWHEAVKVRSSDGFCLMKKLLEKFPEVAKVVMDKCIQTSEHSRTDPNYSKTYSFELLDPVPDEQTNSEGKRYFGPKVMLIQGHKELILHPLTRQLMRVKSDALTMKYIIAGFLFQLFFTINLVVILLCLNAKAIDAQYNTTSFFAKEVCIHDLEPSKTISMVISGIALLSHIYRIYVEKWNYWLDISNILEIGMFVTALIAVSVDSERSKLSFTVLAILLAFLTLLSYQQSMFKAGIYVTMLFEVLRTLIMVIAEFFLLCFGFALVFYTLLSREANASRAGKKFKQGEEEEDDPFGRIDLSLLKVLNMMIGELEYNTFFVDKSLFIPDITRFIFTIFCILMPIVFMNLLIGLAVGDIESIQKNAELRLLAVQIEDVFRFEQRLPKFILRRLHKTSITKYPNKHCTYGWKRGLVRFQKIISGLKDNASLDEVSDDIFEQTADSFFHRLNTLEQKVDKLGANIASQTEMLERVINMLPAVKEAESYDAAHDSLEAKL, from the exons GCCTGCTGTGAAGGAGACACATCTGTCGTAAGGTCACTCCTGGAACTACAGAGCTTACGCGAGGTCAACCAATTAAGTGATTCTGGACTATCAGCAATGCACTGCGCTGCGCGTAGAAATAAAAAGGAAGTGTTACAAATATTGATTGACAACGGGGCCG ACGTCAACGTTATTGCATCAATGGCAAGCAAAATTCTTACCCCCTTGCATTATGCCGCCTGGTTCAATGCATCTGATGCCGTGGAATGTTTGATTGAAAATGGCGCAGATGTCGAGAGCTCATCTGCTTTTGGACAGAAGCCTCTTCACTACGTTGTGTCAAGAGCCAGTGTAGAGCTCGTGGAG AAAATGCTTACCAAAGGGAAAGCCAACCCCAACAGTCTCGACAATCAGAAATTTACACCACTGCACCTGGCAGCTCAAAGAGGGCGACTTGATATTCTTCAAATTCTC CTGGCACATGGCGCTGATTTTCGTTTGCAAAACGACGAGGGCGAAACAGCGATTCATATCGCAGCCAAAGAAGGAAGGAATGAAATATTGAAACATCTCTTACAACGAG CTACTAGGGCCGGCTCATCCTGTAAGCAACTCATACACAGCGAAAATCACGagggaaaaaattgttttcagttgGCTGTCGTTGGAGGACATGTCGAG GCAGCAATGATTTGTGTGGAGTATGGGGCCGACTTTCGTCGTGTG AGAAGTGACAGCCTTCCATTGCATATTGCAAGTTCCCTTGGGGATTCTAAGATggtcaaatttttgttgtcgCATGACTATATCAATGTTCACGAGGAAGACTCCGAAGGCATGACGCCAATGttgag GGCTTCTTTGGCGGGAAATGTTGAAATCATCGATCATTTAAtcaaaaag GGAGCCTCAATTTTGCCATTACCTGGCTCTACGTCTCCGTCACCTCTCATGTGTGCTGTCAAAAGGGGTCAAACGAACGCCATCATGTATTTACTGCAGCACGGGGCACAAATGCATTATAGGGACTCGTTTGGTAGGACGTGCCTTCATGTTGCGGCCGACAGTGGAATCGTTCACACAGTCGACCTTATCCTTCAG aTTGATGGAATGGATTTAATTAACAGTGTTGACAAAGACAGAAGAACTCCCTTACATTACGCTGCATCTAAAGGAAATCCACAG ATCGTCAAGAAGCTGCTCTGCGCGAGAGCTGATTTTAATGTCcaagatgaagaagaaaaattgcCCTTTCACCTTGCAACCGA GAGTGGAAACCTGGAATGTGTGAAACTGTTGCTGGAGGCCAACCACGAATCTCTCCACAGTTTGGAGTACAGGCTGCGGACACCGATATATTATGCTGTTTTTGAGGGTCACGTGGAAATCGTTAGATTCCTATTGGATCAGGGAGCTACCGTGGACCAGAG GGACGAAAATCACCTGACACCCCTCATGATAGCCGCGCGCGTGAATCGTTATCACGTATTGGTTACACTCTTGGATTATGGAGCAAAACTGGGAGCACTTTCCAAGAATCGA AGCACAGCACTGGATGTGGCAGCGCATTTTGGCAACAGTCGCATAGTTCGCGAGTTGTTGGATCGTGGAGCTAGTGCAACAAACAAGTcttcttttggttttggttgcCTGGAAGCAGCAATTTCAGGTTCAAAGGAAGATACCTGTTTAGAGATCATAAAACACAAACG ctgGCATGAAGCCGTGAAAGTTAGAAGCAGTGATGGATTTTGCTTGATGAAAAAGCTTCTTGAAAAATTTCCTGAGGTGGCGAAG GTTGTTATGGACAAATGTATCCAGACTTCTGAACACAGTAGAACAGATCCCAACTATTCG AAAACCTACAGCTTTGAACTTCTCGATCCAGTCCCTGACGAACAAACCAATTCAGAAGGAAAACGTTACTTTGGCCCGAAG GTAATGTTGATTCAAGGTCACAAAGAATTAATTCTTCATCCCTTGACTCGACAGCTCATGAGAGTAAAAAG TGACGCTCTCACAATGAAGTACATCATCGCTGGCTTcctttttcagttgtttttcacCATAAACCTGGTAGTTATTTTGCTTTGCCTCAATGCTAAAGCCATTGACGCTCAATATAACACAACGTCTTTTTTTGCCAAG GAAGTGTGTATTCACGATTTGGAGCCATCCAAGACAATCTCCATGGTAATCTCAGGAATCGCTTTACTGAGTCACATTTACAGAATATACGTTGAG AAGTGGAATTATTGGCTGGACATCTCTAATATTCTCGAAATCGGAATGTTTGTAACTGCCCTCATTGCTGTCAGTGTTGATAGCGAACGTTCTAAGCTTTCCTTCACCGTTCTTGCGATTCTTTTAGCCTTCCTGACACTCTTGTCCTATCAACAAAG CATGTTCAAAGCTGGTATATACGTCACAATGCTGTTTGAAGTGCTTAGAACTCTGATTATG GTCATTGCAGAATTTTTCCTCCTCTGTTTCGGCTTTGCCTTGGTGTTCTACACGCTTCTCTCACGTGAGGCTAAT GCTTCAAGGGCGGGAAAAAAGTTCAAGCAGGGTGAGGAAGAGGAAGAC GACCCATTTGGCAGAATCGACTTGTCGTTGTTAAAAGTGCTGAACATGATGATTGGAGAACTAGAATACAACACATTTTTTGTTGACAAGAGTTTGTTCATTCCTGATATAACCAGATTTATATTCACTATCTTCTGTATCTTGATGCCGATAGTCTTCATGAATTTATTG ATTGGTTTAGCTGTAGGCGATATCGAATCCATTCAGAAAAACGCAGAATTGAGGCTTCTCGCGGTACAG ATTGAAGACGTCTTTAGATTTGAACAAAGACTTCCAAAATTCATTCTTCGACGACTGCATAAGACAAGCATCACAAAATACCCCAACAAGCACTGCACTTACGGATGGAAGAGAGGACTTGTG AGgtttcaaaaaattatatcTGGACTGAAGGATAACGCATCCCTTGACGAAGTAAGCGACGATATCTTTGAACAAACAGCTGATTCATTCTTTCATCGATTAAACACCTTGGAGCAAAA GGTTGACAAGCTAGGCGCCAACATTGCGTCTCAGACAGAAATGCTGGAAAGAGTCATTAACATGCTGCCTGCAGTGAAAGAAGCGGAAAGCTATGATGCGGCCCATGATTCCCTTGAGGCCAAGTTGTAA
- the LOC141858834 gene encoding transient receptor potential cation channel subfamily A member 1-like isoform X2, translated as MMDKVNHTATSGVDKPADFSMQILTSQTQPEIEMVSVSYGLDRSISNAVEGNSKASEMDLYQACCEGDTSVVRSLLELQSLREVNQLSDSGLSAMHCAARRNKKEVLQILIDNGADVNVIASMASKILTPLHYAAWFNASDAVECLIENGADVESSSAFGQKPLHYVVSRASVELVEKMLTKGKANPNSLDNQKFTPLHLAAQRGRLDILQILLAHGADFRLQNDEGETAIHIAAKEGRNEILKHLLQRATRAGSSCKQLIHSENHEGKNCFQLAVVGGHVEAAMICVEYGADFRRVRSDSLPLHIASSLGDSKMVKFLLSHDYINVHEEDSEGMTPMLRASLAGNVEIIDHLIKKGASILPLPGSTSPSPLMCAVKRGQTNAIMYLLQHGAQMHYRDSFGRTCLHVAADSGIVHTVDLILQIDGMDLINSVDKDRRTPLHYAASKGNPQIVKKLLCARADFNVQDEEEKLPFHLATESGNLECVKLLLEANHESLHSLEYRLRTPIYYAVFEGHVEIVRFLLDQGATVDQRDENHLTPLMIAARVNRYHVLVTLLDYGAKLGALSKNRSTALDVAAHFGNSRIVRELLDRGASATNKSSFGFGCLEAAISGSKEDTCLEIIKHKRWHEAVKVRSSDGFCLMKKLLEKFPEVAKVVMDKCIQTSEHSRTDPNYSKTYSFELLDPVPDEQTNSEGKRYFGPKVMLIQGHKELILHPLTRQLMRVKSDALTMKYIIAGFLFQLFFTINLVVILLCLNAKAIDAQYNTTSFFAKEVCIHDLEPSKTISMVISGIALLSHIYRIYVEKWNYWLDISNILEIGMFVTALIAVSVDSERSKLSFTVLAILLAFLTLLSYQQSMFKAGIYVTMLFEVLRTLIMVIAEFFLLCFGFALVFYTLLSREANASRAGKKFKQGEEEEDDPFGRIDLSLLKVLNMMIGELEYNTFFVDKSLFIPDITRFIFTIFCILMPIVFMNLLIGLAVGDIESIQKNAELRLLAVQIEDVFRFEQRLPKFILRRLHKTSITKYPNKHCTYGWKRGLVRFQKIISGLKDNASLDEG; from the exons GCCTGCTGTGAAGGAGACACATCTGTCGTAAGGTCACTCCTGGAACTACAGAGCTTACGCGAGGTCAACCAATTAAGTGATTCTGGACTATCAGCAATGCACTGCGCTGCGCGTAGAAATAAAAAGGAAGTGTTACAAATATTGATTGACAACGGGGCCG ACGTCAACGTTATTGCATCAATGGCAAGCAAAATTCTTACCCCCTTGCATTATGCCGCCTGGTTCAATGCATCTGATGCCGTGGAATGTTTGATTGAAAATGGCGCAGATGTCGAGAGCTCATCTGCTTTTGGACAGAAGCCTCTTCACTACGTTGTGTCAAGAGCCAGTGTAGAGCTCGTGGAG AAAATGCTTACCAAAGGGAAAGCCAACCCCAACAGTCTCGACAATCAGAAATTTACACCACTGCACCTGGCAGCTCAAAGAGGGCGACTTGATATTCTTCAAATTCTC CTGGCACATGGCGCTGATTTTCGTTTGCAAAACGACGAGGGCGAAACAGCGATTCATATCGCAGCCAAAGAAGGAAGGAATGAAATATTGAAACATCTCTTACAACGAG CTACTAGGGCCGGCTCATCCTGTAAGCAACTCATACACAGCGAAAATCACGagggaaaaaattgttttcagttgGCTGTCGTTGGAGGACATGTCGAG GCAGCAATGATTTGTGTGGAGTATGGGGCCGACTTTCGTCGTGTG AGAAGTGACAGCCTTCCATTGCATATTGCAAGTTCCCTTGGGGATTCTAAGATggtcaaatttttgttgtcgCATGACTATATCAATGTTCACGAGGAAGACTCCGAAGGCATGACGCCAATGttgag GGCTTCTTTGGCGGGAAATGTTGAAATCATCGATCATTTAAtcaaaaag GGAGCCTCAATTTTGCCATTACCTGGCTCTACGTCTCCGTCACCTCTCATGTGTGCTGTCAAAAGGGGTCAAACGAACGCCATCATGTATTTACTGCAGCACGGGGCACAAATGCATTATAGGGACTCGTTTGGTAGGACGTGCCTTCATGTTGCGGCCGACAGTGGAATCGTTCACACAGTCGACCTTATCCTTCAG aTTGATGGAATGGATTTAATTAACAGTGTTGACAAAGACAGAAGAACTCCCTTACATTACGCTGCATCTAAAGGAAATCCACAG ATCGTCAAGAAGCTGCTCTGCGCGAGAGCTGATTTTAATGTCcaagatgaagaagaaaaattgcCCTTTCACCTTGCAACCGA GAGTGGAAACCTGGAATGTGTGAAACTGTTGCTGGAGGCCAACCACGAATCTCTCCACAGTTTGGAGTACAGGCTGCGGACACCGATATATTATGCTGTTTTTGAGGGTCACGTGGAAATCGTTAGATTCCTATTGGATCAGGGAGCTACCGTGGACCAGAG GGACGAAAATCACCTGACACCCCTCATGATAGCCGCGCGCGTGAATCGTTATCACGTATTGGTTACACTCTTGGATTATGGAGCAAAACTGGGAGCACTTTCCAAGAATCGA AGCACAGCACTGGATGTGGCAGCGCATTTTGGCAACAGTCGCATAGTTCGCGAGTTGTTGGATCGTGGAGCTAGTGCAACAAACAAGTcttcttttggttttggttgcCTGGAAGCAGCAATTTCAGGTTCAAAGGAAGATACCTGTTTAGAGATCATAAAACACAAACG ctgGCATGAAGCCGTGAAAGTTAGAAGCAGTGATGGATTTTGCTTGATGAAAAAGCTTCTTGAAAAATTTCCTGAGGTGGCGAAG GTTGTTATGGACAAATGTATCCAGACTTCTGAACACAGTAGAACAGATCCCAACTATTCG AAAACCTACAGCTTTGAACTTCTCGATCCAGTCCCTGACGAACAAACCAATTCAGAAGGAAAACGTTACTTTGGCCCGAAG GTAATGTTGATTCAAGGTCACAAAGAATTAATTCTTCATCCCTTGACTCGACAGCTCATGAGAGTAAAAAG TGACGCTCTCACAATGAAGTACATCATCGCTGGCTTcctttttcagttgtttttcacCATAAACCTGGTAGTTATTTTGCTTTGCCTCAATGCTAAAGCCATTGACGCTCAATATAACACAACGTCTTTTTTTGCCAAG GAAGTGTGTATTCACGATTTGGAGCCATCCAAGACAATCTCCATGGTAATCTCAGGAATCGCTTTACTGAGTCACATTTACAGAATATACGTTGAG AAGTGGAATTATTGGCTGGACATCTCTAATATTCTCGAAATCGGAATGTTTGTAACTGCCCTCATTGCTGTCAGTGTTGATAGCGAACGTTCTAAGCTTTCCTTCACCGTTCTTGCGATTCTTTTAGCCTTCCTGACACTCTTGTCCTATCAACAAAG CATGTTCAAAGCTGGTATATACGTCACAATGCTGTTTGAAGTGCTTAGAACTCTGATTATG GTCATTGCAGAATTTTTCCTCCTCTGTTTCGGCTTTGCCTTGGTGTTCTACACGCTTCTCTCACGTGAGGCTAAT GCTTCAAGGGCGGGAAAAAAGTTCAAGCAGGGTGAGGAAGAGGAAGAC GACCCATTTGGCAGAATCGACTTGTCGTTGTTAAAAGTGCTGAACATGATGATTGGAGAACTAGAATACAACACATTTTTTGTTGACAAGAGTTTGTTCATTCCTGATATAACCAGATTTATATTCACTATCTTCTGTATCTTGATGCCGATAGTCTTCATGAATTTATTG ATTGGTTTAGCTGTAGGCGATATCGAATCCATTCAGAAAAACGCAGAATTGAGGCTTCTCGCGGTACAG ATTGAAGACGTCTTTAGATTTGAACAAAGACTTCCAAAATTCATTCTTCGACGACTGCATAAGACAAGCATCACAAAATACCCCAACAAGCACTGCACTTACGGATGGAAGAGAGGACTTGTG AGgtttcaaaaaattatatcTGGACTGAAGGATAACGCATCCCTTGACGAA GGTTGA
- the LOC141858834 gene encoding transient receptor potential cation channel subfamily A member 1-like isoform X4 has product MMDKVNHTATSGVDKPADFSMQILTSQTQPEIEMVSVSYGLDRSISNAVEGNSKASEMDLYQACCEGDTSVVRSLLELQSLREVNQLSDSGLSAMHCAARRNKKEVLQILIDNGADVNVIASMASKILTPLHYAAWFNASDAVECLIENGADVESSSAFGQKPLHYVVSRASVELVEKMLTKGKANPNSLDNQKFTPLHLAAQRGRLDILQILLAHGADFRLQNDEGETAIHIAAKEGRNEILKHLLQRATRAGSSCKQLIHSENHEGKNCFQLAVVGGHVEAAMICVEYGADFRRVRSDSLPLHIASSLGDSKMVKFLLSHDYINVHEEDSEGMTPMLRASLAGNVEIIDHLIKKGASILPLPGSTSPSPLMCAVKRGQTNAIMYLLQHGAQMHYRDSFGRTCLHVAADSGIVHTVDLILQIDGMDLINSVDKDRRTPLHYAASKGNPQIVKKLLCARADFNVQDEEEKLPFHLATESGNLECVKLLLEANHESLHSLEYRLRTPIYYAVFEGHVEIVRFLLDQGATVDQRDENHLTPLMIAARVNRYHVLVTLLDYGAKLGALSKNRSTALDVAAHFGNSRIVRELLDRGASATNKSSFGFGCLEAAISGSKEDTCLEIIKHKRWHEAVKVRSSDGFCLMKKLLEKFPEVAKVVMDKCIQTSEHSRTDPNYSKTYSFELLDPVPDEQTNSEGKRYFGPKVMLIQGHKELILHPLTRQLMRVKSDALTMKYIIAGFLFQLFFTINLVVILLCLNAKAIDAQYNTTSFFAKEVCIHDLEPSKTISMVISGIALLSHIYRIYVEKWNYWLDISNILEIGMFVTALIAVSVDSERSKLSFTVLAILLAFLTLLSYQQSMFKAGIYVTMLFEVLRTLIMVIAEFFLLCFGFALVFYTLLSRFKGGKKVQAG; this is encoded by the exons GCCTGCTGTGAAGGAGACACATCTGTCGTAAGGTCACTCCTGGAACTACAGAGCTTACGCGAGGTCAACCAATTAAGTGATTCTGGACTATCAGCAATGCACTGCGCTGCGCGTAGAAATAAAAAGGAAGTGTTACAAATATTGATTGACAACGGGGCCG ACGTCAACGTTATTGCATCAATGGCAAGCAAAATTCTTACCCCCTTGCATTATGCCGCCTGGTTCAATGCATCTGATGCCGTGGAATGTTTGATTGAAAATGGCGCAGATGTCGAGAGCTCATCTGCTTTTGGACAGAAGCCTCTTCACTACGTTGTGTCAAGAGCCAGTGTAGAGCTCGTGGAG AAAATGCTTACCAAAGGGAAAGCCAACCCCAACAGTCTCGACAATCAGAAATTTACACCACTGCACCTGGCAGCTCAAAGAGGGCGACTTGATATTCTTCAAATTCTC CTGGCACATGGCGCTGATTTTCGTTTGCAAAACGACGAGGGCGAAACAGCGATTCATATCGCAGCCAAAGAAGGAAGGAATGAAATATTGAAACATCTCTTACAACGAG CTACTAGGGCCGGCTCATCCTGTAAGCAACTCATACACAGCGAAAATCACGagggaaaaaattgttttcagttgGCTGTCGTTGGAGGACATGTCGAG GCAGCAATGATTTGTGTGGAGTATGGGGCCGACTTTCGTCGTGTG AGAAGTGACAGCCTTCCATTGCATATTGCAAGTTCCCTTGGGGATTCTAAGATggtcaaatttttgttgtcgCATGACTATATCAATGTTCACGAGGAAGACTCCGAAGGCATGACGCCAATGttgag GGCTTCTTTGGCGGGAAATGTTGAAATCATCGATCATTTAAtcaaaaag GGAGCCTCAATTTTGCCATTACCTGGCTCTACGTCTCCGTCACCTCTCATGTGTGCTGTCAAAAGGGGTCAAACGAACGCCATCATGTATTTACTGCAGCACGGGGCACAAATGCATTATAGGGACTCGTTTGGTAGGACGTGCCTTCATGTTGCGGCCGACAGTGGAATCGTTCACACAGTCGACCTTATCCTTCAG aTTGATGGAATGGATTTAATTAACAGTGTTGACAAAGACAGAAGAACTCCCTTACATTACGCTGCATCTAAAGGAAATCCACAG ATCGTCAAGAAGCTGCTCTGCGCGAGAGCTGATTTTAATGTCcaagatgaagaagaaaaattgcCCTTTCACCTTGCAACCGA GAGTGGAAACCTGGAATGTGTGAAACTGTTGCTGGAGGCCAACCACGAATCTCTCCACAGTTTGGAGTACAGGCTGCGGACACCGATATATTATGCTGTTTTTGAGGGTCACGTGGAAATCGTTAGATTCCTATTGGATCAGGGAGCTACCGTGGACCAGAG GGACGAAAATCACCTGACACCCCTCATGATAGCCGCGCGCGTGAATCGTTATCACGTATTGGTTACACTCTTGGATTATGGAGCAAAACTGGGAGCACTTTCCAAGAATCGA AGCACAGCACTGGATGTGGCAGCGCATTTTGGCAACAGTCGCATAGTTCGCGAGTTGTTGGATCGTGGAGCTAGTGCAACAAACAAGTcttcttttggttttggttgcCTGGAAGCAGCAATTTCAGGTTCAAAGGAAGATACCTGTTTAGAGATCATAAAACACAAACG ctgGCATGAAGCCGTGAAAGTTAGAAGCAGTGATGGATTTTGCTTGATGAAAAAGCTTCTTGAAAAATTTCCTGAGGTGGCGAAG GTTGTTATGGACAAATGTATCCAGACTTCTGAACACAGTAGAACAGATCCCAACTATTCG AAAACCTACAGCTTTGAACTTCTCGATCCAGTCCCTGACGAACAAACCAATTCAGAAGGAAAACGTTACTTTGGCCCGAAG GTAATGTTGATTCAAGGTCACAAAGAATTAATTCTTCATCCCTTGACTCGACAGCTCATGAGAGTAAAAAG TGACGCTCTCACAATGAAGTACATCATCGCTGGCTTcctttttcagttgtttttcacCATAAACCTGGTAGTTATTTTGCTTTGCCTCAATGCTAAAGCCATTGACGCTCAATATAACACAACGTCTTTTTTTGCCAAG GAAGTGTGTATTCACGATTTGGAGCCATCCAAGACAATCTCCATGGTAATCTCAGGAATCGCTTTACTGAGTCACATTTACAGAATATACGTTGAG AAGTGGAATTATTGGCTGGACATCTCTAATATTCTCGAAATCGGAATGTTTGTAACTGCCCTCATTGCTGTCAGTGTTGATAGCGAACGTTCTAAGCTTTCCTTCACCGTTCTTGCGATTCTTTTAGCCTTCCTGACACTCTTGTCCTATCAACAAAG CATGTTCAAAGCTGGTATATACGTCACAATGCTGTTTGAAGTGCTTAGAACTCTGATTATG GTCATTGCAGAATTTTTCCTCCTCTGTTTCGGCTTTGCCTTGGTGTTCTACACGCTTCTCTCAC GCTTCAAGGGCGGGAAAAAAGTTCAAGCAGGGTGA